From Ramlibacter tataouinensis, the proteins below share one genomic window:
- a CDS encoding ParA family protein, with translation MPVVVVANPKGGAGKSTLATNIAGYFAGQGHRVMLGDADRQQSSRLWLGLRPAAARPIAAWDVGDGQIAKPPKGTTHVVLDTPAGVHGKQLRQLAEIADKVLVPLQPSIFDIYATRAFLDELATLRKLSNKAIGIVGMRVDGRTIAADKLQEFVGGLGLPVLGHLRHTQNYIHLAARGLTLFDVAPGRVERDLEQWQEICRWLDKPA, from the coding sequence ATGCCGGTCGTCGTCGTTGCCAATCCCAAGGGTGGAGCCGGAAAGTCCACGCTGGCCACCAACATCGCCGGCTACTTCGCCGGCCAGGGCCACCGCGTGATGCTGGGTGACGCCGACCGCCAGCAGTCCTCCCGATTGTGGCTGGGACTGCGCCCGGCTGCTGCGCGGCCTATCGCGGCCTGGGATGTCGGCGACGGCCAGATCGCCAAACCGCCCAAGGGCACCACCCACGTCGTGCTCGACACCCCCGCCGGTGTGCACGGCAAGCAGCTCAGGCAACTGGCGGAGATCGCCGACAAGGTGCTGGTCCCGCTGCAGCCCAGCATCTTCGACATCTATGCCACCCGGGCCTTCCTGGACGAGCTGGCCACCCTGCGCAAGCTGAGCAACAAGGCGATCGGCATCGTCGGCATGCGCGTCGACGGGCGCACCATTGCCGCCGACAAGCTGCAGGAATTCGTGGGCGGCCTGGGGCTGCCGGTGCTTGGCCACCTGCGCCACACGCAGAATTACATCCACCTGGCCGCGCGCGGCCTCACGCTGTTCGACGTCGCGCCCGGCCGCGTCGAGCGCGACCTCGAGCAGTGGCAGGAAATCTGTCGCTGGCTGGACAAGCCAGCCTGA
- a CDS encoding MaoC family dehydratase: MKTFQNLSELPALVGQEVAVSDWLTITQEQVNLFAQATGDHQWIHVDVERAKGGPFGGPIAHGFLTLSLLPKFFETAVDVRDSRMGVNYGLNKVRFTAPVPVGSRLRARMTLLAADPIDNGGLQMAWQVTVEREGSERPVCIAESLTRRYP; this comes from the coding sequence ATGAAGACCTTCCAGAATCTGTCCGAGCTGCCGGCGCTCGTGGGCCAGGAAGTGGCGGTGAGCGACTGGCTCACGATCACGCAGGAGCAGGTCAACCTGTTCGCGCAGGCCACCGGCGACCACCAGTGGATCCATGTGGACGTGGAGCGCGCCAAGGGCGGCCCCTTTGGCGGACCCATCGCGCATGGCTTCCTCACGCTGTCGCTGCTGCCCAAGTTCTTCGAGACGGCCGTCGACGTGCGCGACAGCCGCATGGGCGTGAACTACGGACTGAACAAGGTGCGTTTCACCGCGCCGGTGCCCGTGGGCAGCCGCCTGCGGGCGCGCATGACGCTGCTGGCGGCCGACCCGATCGACAACGGCGGCCTGCAGATGGCCTGGCAGGTGACCGTCGAACGCGAGGGCAGCGAGCGGCCGGTGTGCATCGCCGAGTCGCTCACCCGCCGTTACCCGTAG